A single Flavobacteriales bacterium DNA region contains:
- a CDS encoding transketolase: protein MERKLDNKELERIASQVRRDIVRMVHAVSSGHPGGSLGCTDFFVSLYFNIMEHNSDFKMNGKGEDVFFLSNGHISPVWYSVLARSGYFPVEELNTFRKLDSRLQGHPATEEGLPGIRVASGSLGQGLSVACGVAQAKKLDGDPHLVYSLHGDGELQEGQIWEAAMYAAHHGIDNLISTVDYNGRQIDGDVDDVMELGDLRAKWESFGWMCLEMDGHDFDNIHDTMAAAKLKSGNGRPICILMSTEMGKGVDFMMGTHKWHGVAPNDEQLEEALSQLEETLGDYPA, encoded by the coding sequence ATGGAAAGAAAACTCGACAACAAAGAGCTTGAACGGATTGCCTCCCAAGTAAGGAGGGATATTGTACGAATGGTCCATGCCGTGTCTTCTGGACATCCTGGCGGCTCCTTAGGCTGTACAGATTTCTTTGTGTCCTTGTACTTCAATATCATGGAGCACAATTCGGATTTCAAGATGAACGGTAAGGGTGAGGATGTTTTCTTCCTTTCCAACGGGCACATCTCACCGGTCTGGTACTCGGTGCTAGCGCGAAGCGGATATTTCCCCGTGGAGGAATTGAACACATTCCGCAAGCTCGATTCCCGATTGCAGGGCCACCCGGCCACCGAAGAAGGTCTACCCGGAATACGAGTGGCCTCTGGCAGTTTGGGACAAGGGCTCTCGGTCGCCTGTGGAGTCGCTCAAGCAAAAAAATTGGATGGTGACCCGCATCTGGTGTATTCCTTACACGGAGATGGAGAACTACAAGAAGGCCAGATTTGGGAAGCAGCCATGTATGCAGCCCATCATGGTATCGATAATCTGATCTCTACCGTGGACTACAATGGTCGACAGATAGATGGAGATGTGGATGATGTGATGGAATTGGGCGATCTACGGGCCAAATGGGAGTCTTTTGGATGGATGTGCCTGGAAATGGATGGTCATGATTTTGACAACATCCACGACACCATGGCTGCTGCCAAGCTCAAGAGCGGGAATGGTCGTCCCATTTGCATCCTCATGAGCACCGAGATGGGAAAAGGTGTGGATTTCATGATGGGAACTCACAAGTGGCACGGAGTGGCTCCCAATGATGAGCAACTTGAAGAAGCC
- the ychF gene encoding redox-regulated ATPase YchF, with protein MALQCGIVGLPNVGKSTLFNCFSNAKAQAANFPFCTIEPNVGVITVPDERITQLAELVNPERVMPTTIEIVDIAGLVKGASKGEGLGNQFLGNIRETNAIIHVLRCFEDGNVVHVDGSVDPVRDKEVIDTELQLKDLESVEKQIQSCSRAANAGDKKMSARMAVLEKWRDTLLQGKSARTVDLNEAEEELVHDVQLLTNKPVLYVCNVDESAVVSGNAHTAAVMEAVKDENAEVLILGVGIEADIAELDSYEDKKEFLDDLGLEEAGVNRLITSAYRLLDLETYFTAGEIEVRAWTIRKGTKAPQAAGVIHTDFEKGFIRAEVIAFDDYINYGSEPAVKEAGKMGIEGKEYVVKDGDVMHFRFNV; from the coding sequence ATGGCCCTTCAATGCGGAATCGTTGGTCTGCCCAACGTTGGAAAATCCACTCTCTTCAACTGCTTCAGCAATGCTAAGGCCCAAGCGGCCAATTTCCCTTTCTGTACCATCGAGCCCAATGTGGGTGTCATTACCGTCCCTGATGAGCGTATCACCCAACTAGCAGAACTTGTGAATCCGGAACGGGTCATGCCCACCACCATAGAGATCGTGGACATTGCTGGTCTCGTGAAGGGAGCGAGCAAAGGGGAAGGACTTGGAAATCAATTCCTTGGGAATATCCGAGAGACCAACGCCATAATCCATGTGCTCCGCTGTTTTGAGGATGGCAACGTAGTGCATGTAGATGGCAGCGTAGATCCCGTGCGTGATAAAGAGGTCATCGATACTGAGCTACAACTCAAGGATCTGGAATCCGTGGAGAAGCAGATCCAATCCTGCTCCAGAGCAGCCAATGCTGGAGATAAGAAGATGTCAGCCCGAATGGCCGTGCTGGAGAAATGGAGGGATACGTTGCTGCAAGGCAAGTCGGCCCGTACCGTGGACTTGAATGAAGCCGAAGAAGAACTCGTACATGATGTACAATTACTGACCAACAAACCGGTGCTTTATGTCTGCAATGTGGATGAAAGTGCAGTGGTTTCAGGAAATGCTCACACGGCTGCTGTAATGGAAGCGGTCAAGGATGAGAATGCAGAGGTACTGATACTCGGAGTGGGGATAGAAGCGGATATCGCAGAATTGGACAGCTACGAGGATAAGAAGGAGTTCTTAGATGATCTGGGTCTGGAAGAGGCCGGAGTGAATCGACTGATCACATCTGCATATCGATTGCTCGATCTGGAGACCTATTTCACTGCAGGAGAGATAGAAGTTCGTGCCTGGACCATACGCAAAGGGACCAAAGCCCCACAGGCAGCCGGTGTGATCCACACTGATTTCGAGAAAGGCTTTATTCGAGCCGAGGTCATAGCCTTTGATGATTACATCAATTACGGGTCAGAACCTGCTGTAAAAGAGGCGGGTAAGATGGGAATAGAAGGCAAGGAGTATGTGGTGAAAGATGGGGATGTGATGCATTTCAGATTCAACGTCTGA
- a CDS encoding DUF4112 domain-containing protein codes for MRSRSVGTDTEQKLELGVLQRYADLLDSSIRIPGTQWTIGLDPIIGLIPVVGDLAGYLFSILILFKCYKLGASKMLILKMFGNITLDATIGSIPILGLFFDFAYKSNERNLRLFKEYHTQGKHRESTLPFFLGLFILTTLFVIMVIYLLVQLYAWIF; via the coding sequence ATGAGAAGCAGAAGCGTAGGTACAGACACAGAGCAAAAACTCGAATTAGGGGTCCTTCAGCGCTATGCTGATCTATTGGATTCCAGCATACGGATACCGGGCACTCAATGGACTATCGGACTCGACCCGATCATAGGCCTGATCCCTGTCGTGGGTGATCTTGCAGGCTATCTGTTCAGCATATTGATCCTTTTCAAATGCTACAAACTTGGAGCGAGTAAAATGCTCATCCTCAAGATGTTCGGCAATATCACCCTGGATGCGACAATCGGTTCCATACCGATACTGGGTCTCTTCTTTGATTTCGCTTACAAGAGCAATGAGCGGAATCTCCGACTCTTCAAAGAGTATCATACCCAAGGAAAGCACCGAGAGAGCACCCTCCCATTCTTCCTAGGGCTTTTCATCTTGACCACCCTATTTGTCATCATGGTCATCTATCTCTTGGTCCAACTCTATGCTTGGATATTCTGA
- a CDS encoding competence/damage-inducible protein A, producing MTAEIVTIGDEILIGQTVDTNSAWMAQELNKLGVKVGRVTTIADTPEDIIQALEESHARVDLVLMTGGLGPTNDDVTKMTLTEYFEDELVMHDEVLEGISSYFSSKGKRLLPMNRDQALLPKSARIVRNFKGSASGMWFEKNGKVVISMPGVPYEMKHLMVTGFLDMIAEHFETSPVFHHTLMTFGEGESFIAHRVQDWEASLEEEDVRLAYLPSLGIVKMRLSAYGPDKEVLKEKVMRKAKELETLIPELVYGYNEEKLEQVVGRLMVEKKRTIATAESCTGGYIAHLLTTVPGSSRYYEGSFCTYSYKSKSEILDVDAQVILDRGAVSQEVVEDMANGVFLHFDTDYTIAVSGIAGPDGGTEDKPVGTVWMSVGTKEGLVTKCFQFGRNRRNNIRMTALTALNELRKQLLTV from the coding sequence ATGACAGCAGAGATAGTCACAATAGGAGATGAGATATTGATCGGACAGACTGTGGATACCAATTCCGCATGGATGGCCCAAGAGCTCAATAAGCTAGGTGTGAAGGTGGGTCGCGTGACCACCATTGCAGATACACCTGAGGACATCATTCAAGCCCTCGAAGAATCCCATGCACGGGTCGATCTGGTATTGATGACCGGTGGCCTGGGGCCTACCAATGATGATGTGACCAAGATGACCTTGACAGAGTACTTCGAGGATGAGTTGGTCATGCACGATGAAGTCCTCGAAGGCATCAGTAGCTATTTCTCTTCCAAGGGAAAAAGGCTCCTTCCTATGAACAGGGATCAAGCCCTATTGCCCAAATCGGCCCGTATAGTCAGGAACTTCAAAGGATCGGCCAGTGGGATGTGGTTCGAGAAGAACGGTAAAGTGGTCATCTCTATGCCCGGGGTGCCCTATGAGATGAAGCACCTCATGGTGACCGGATTCCTCGATATGATCGCAGAGCATTTTGAGACTTCTCCTGTATTTCATCATACGCTCATGACCTTTGGGGAAGGAGAATCCTTCATTGCGCATAGAGTGCAGGACTGGGAGGCCAGTTTGGAAGAAGAAGATGTACGGCTGGCCTATCTGCCGTCATTAGGAATCGTCAAGATGCGACTGAGTGCATATGGACCCGATAAGGAGGTCTTAAAAGAAAAGGTCATGCGTAAGGCCAAGGAGCTGGAAACTTTGATTCCCGAGCTCGTCTATGGATACAATGAGGAAAAACTAGAACAGGTCGTGGGTCGATTGATGGTAGAGAAGAAACGCACCATCGCCACCGCTGAAAGTTGCACCGGTGGATATATAGCCCACCTCCTGACCACCGTTCCAGGCAGTTCGAGGTACTATGAAGGGTCTTTCTGCACGTACAGCTATAAATCCAAGAGTGAGATCCTGGATGTAGATGCTCAGGTCATTCTGGACAGAGGAGCAGTGAGCCAAGAGGTGGTAGAGGATATGGCCAACGGGGTCTTCTTGCATTTCGATACGGATTATACCATCGCGGTCTCAGGGATCGCTGGCCCGGATGGCGGAACGGAAGACAAGCCGGTAGGTACCGTTTGGATGAGCGTGGGTACCAAAGAAGGCCTGGTCACCAAGTGCTTCCAGTTCGGGCGAAATCGCAGGAATAATATCCGCATGACCGCCCTCACAGCACTCAATGAATTGCGCAAACAGCTATTGACAGTCTGA
- a CDS encoding 50S ribosomal protein L28 yields the protein MARVCQLTGKKMMVGNNVSHSKRRTKRRFYPNLIDKKFYIPEDNKWVSLRISTSALKTINKIGIKAAIERAKEKGYYKG from the coding sequence ATGGCACGTGTATGTCAATTGACCGGAAAGAAGATGATGGTGGGAAACAATGTCTCACACTCCAAAAGGAGAACGAAGAGACGTTTCTACCCCAACCTCATCGATAAGAAATTCTACATCCCTGAGGACAACAAATGGGTCTCTCTACGGATCTCGACCTCTGCTTTGAAGACCATCAACAAGATCGGTATCAAAGCGGCTATCGAGCGTGCCAAGGAAAAAGGATACTATAAAGGCTGA
- the rpmG gene encoding 50S ribosomal protein L33, with translation MAKKGNRVQVILECTEHKDSGQPGTSRYITTKNKKNTPDRMEIKKYNPILRKYTIHKEIK, from the coding sequence ATGGCTAAGAAGGGAAACAGAGTTCAAGTGATCCTAGAGTGCACCGAGCACAAGGACAGCGGCCAGCCAGGCACGTCCAGGTACATCACTACCAAGAACAAGAAGAACACTCCAGACAGAATGGAGATCAAGAAGTACAATCCTATCCTGAGGAAATACACCATCCACAAGGAGATAAAATAA
- a CDS encoding DUF4295 domain-containing protein, translating to MAKKTVATLQTGGGKQFTKVIKMVRSEKSGAYTFKEAIVHNENVKNWLSDN from the coding sequence ATGGCAAAGAAGACAGTAGCAACACTACAGACCGGAGGTGGTAAGCAGTTCACCAAGGTCATCAAGATGGTCCGTTCAGAGAAGAGCGGTGCATACACGTTCAAAGAAGCCATCGTGCACAATGAGAACGTCAAGAACTGGTTGTCCGACAATTGA
- the ftsY gene encoding signal recognition particle-docking protein FtsY yields MALFGLFSKEKKEKLDEGLNKSKTGIMSKLARAVAGKSKVDAEVLDDLEEVLVTSDVGVSTTLKIIDRIEERVARDKYVGTDELNEILRDEIAQLLEESGSDDSTKQIDTSEVKPYVIMVVGVNGVGKTTTIGKLAHQFKQQGKSVVLGAADTFRAAAVDQLKIWGERVDVPVINQGMGADPASVAFDTVQSAVAQGADICIIDTAGRLHNKVNLMNELTKIKTVMQKHVSEAPHEILLVLDGSTGQNAFEQAKQFSAATDITALAVTKLDGTAKGGVVIGISDEFKIPVKYIGVGEGMEDLQVFHRREFVDSLFGE; encoded by the coding sequence ATGGCATTATTCGGATTATTCTCCAAAGAGAAAAAAGAAAAACTGGATGAAGGACTGAACAAGTCCAAGACAGGCATCATGTCCAAACTGGCCCGAGCCGTGGCTGGGAAGAGCAAGGTGGACGCTGAGGTGCTTGATGATCTGGAAGAAGTGCTGGTCACTTCCGATGTAGGCGTCAGTACCACACTCAAGATCATTGACCGTATCGAAGAACGAGTGGCCCGAGATAAGTATGTCGGTACGGACGAACTCAACGAGATCCTACGCGATGAGATCGCCCAGTTGCTCGAGGAGTCCGGTTCGGATGACTCCACCAAACAGATAGATACCAGCGAGGTGAAGCCCTACGTCATCATGGTCGTAGGGGTGAACGGAGTAGGAAAGACCACCACCATAGGTAAGCTTGCCCATCAGTTCAAGCAACAAGGCAAGTCGGTGGTACTGGGTGCGGCTGATACCTTCCGCGCAGCAGCGGTCGATCAATTGAAGATATGGGGAGAACGGGTGGATGTGCCTGTCATTAATCAGGGTATGGGTGCCGATCCAGCCTCGGTGGCCTTTGACACCGTACAAAGTGCCGTGGCTCAAGGGGCTGACATCTGCATCATCGATACAGCCGGACGTCTCCATAACAAGGTGAATCTCATGAACGAATTGACCAAGATCAAGACCGTGATGCAGAAACATGTGAGTGAGGCTCCACATGAGATACTCCTCGTATTGGATGGTTCTACCGGTCAGAATGCCTTCGAGCAGGCCAAACAATTCTCCGCAGCTACGGACATCACGGCCCTGGCCGTCACCAAACTCGATGGCACGGCCAAAGGGGGTGTGGTCATCGGTATTTCCGATGAATTCAAGATCCCGGTCAAATACATCGGGGTAGGTGAGGGTATGGAGGATCTGCAGGTATTCCACCGGAGGGAATTCGTGGACTCCCTCTTTGGAGAATGA
- a CDS encoding M13 family metallopeptidase has protein sequence MKYYILTLAVITLISCAQDNQNTEMTNTDTAVPGVVLEYMDTTIRPQDDFYRFVNGKWLETAEIPDDRTRWGSFDELRKMTDDDALAILKKASDSGDYAEGTDQWKAIQVFRSVLDSNSRNAAGVDPITPYLDKIDAVQSMEDLNALMAEMEPYGGIGFLGTYVYTDLKNSKMNTAYLGAGPLGLPEREYYVGDDEDSKEKREKYVKHVSRMLQFLGHSPEEADDRAARVLAFETRMAEPRLTKEDRRNPYNTYNPMAISQLEEIVPSVDWQMYLKTIGAGELDTIVVTQPEYFKALQAIFNEGEIEEWKNYMRWTMIDGTASFLTTDIERANWEFYSQELRGAKEQRPAEERALSTLNRTVGEALGKLYVDEKFPPEAKAKAEKMVSNVLEAYKVRIRNLDWMEPETQDKAIAKIDKLQIKIGYPDKWKDYSDLKIEAVDNGGTLFGNMLNVTKWNFDERMAKLGKEVDKTEWFMPPQTVNAYYNPTFNEIVFPAAILQPPFYNYQADMAVNYGGIGAVIGHEVSHGFDDQGAKFDADGNLTNWWTEDDETRFKELGKNLIAQYDSVEALPGINLNGEYTLGENIGDLGGVFSAYDGLQMHLAEEGDPGEIDGFTQEQRFFISWATIWRQLIREEALKNRIKTDPHSPGEYRGYMPIMNMKAFQEAFDIKEGDEMFLDDEQRVQIW, from the coding sequence ATGAAGTACTATATCCTCACACTGGCGGTGATCACATTGATATCATGCGCACAGGATAATCAGAACACAGAAATGACGAATACAGATACAGCTGTACCCGGTGTGGTCCTCGAATACATGGACACCACCATCCGTCCGCAGGACGATTTCTATCGCTTTGTCAATGGTAAATGGCTGGAGACGGCCGAGATTCCCGATGATCGTACGCGATGGGGGAGTTTCGATGAGCTCCGCAAGATGACCGATGATGATGCATTGGCCATTCTCAAAAAGGCCAGCGACAGTGGCGACTATGCAGAAGGCACCGACCAGTGGAAGGCCATCCAGGTATTCCGTTCGGTATTGGACTCCAACTCCCGGAATGCGGCCGGAGTTGACCCTATCACGCCCTATCTGGATAAGATAGATGCCGTTCAGTCCATGGAGGATCTAAACGCTTTGATGGCCGAGATGGAACCTTACGGAGGTATCGGATTCCTAGGTACATATGTCTACACCGATCTGAAGAACAGTAAGATGAATACCGCCTATCTCGGTGCCGGTCCCCTCGGACTGCCGGAACGGGAGTATTATGTAGGCGATGATGAGGATAGCAAGGAGAAGCGTGAGAAATACGTCAAGCACGTGTCCCGTATGCTCCAGTTCCTCGGGCATTCTCCCGAAGAAGCCGATGATAGGGCCGCCCGTGTACTTGCCTTTGAGACGCGTATGGCCGAGCCTAGGCTGACCAAAGAAGATCGCAGGAATCCATATAACACCTACAACCCCATGGCCATCTCCCAGCTTGAGGAAATAGTGCCCAGCGTGGATTGGCAGATGTATCTGAAGACCATCGGTGCGGGTGAACTGGATACTATCGTTGTGACGCAACCTGAATATTTCAAGGCACTACAGGCGATTTTCAATGAAGGTGAGATCGAGGAATGGAAGAACTACATGCGTTGGACCATGATCGATGGTACAGCCTCTTTCTTGACCACCGATATCGAGCGGGCCAACTGGGAGTTCTACAGTCAGGAACTGCGCGGTGCCAAAGAGCAACGCCCTGCTGAAGAGCGTGCGCTATCTACCTTGAATCGCACAGTAGGTGAAGCACTGGGTAAACTCTATGTCGATGAGAAATTCCCACCCGAGGCTAAAGCCAAGGCTGAGAAGATGGTGAGCAATGTGTTGGAAGCATACAAGGTGCGCATCCGTAATCTCGATTGGATGGAGCCTGAGACACAGGATAAGGCCATCGCAAAGATCGACAAGCTGCAGATCAAGATCGGATACCCCGATAAGTGGAAAGACTACTCCGACTTGAAGATTGAAGCCGTAGACAACGGAGGCACTCTATTCGGCAATATGCTCAATGTGACCAAGTGGAACTTTGATGAACGTATGGCCAAGCTGGGTAAGGAAGTGGACAAGACCGAGTGGTTCATGCCCCCTCAGACGGTCAATGCCTACTACAATCCTACATTCAATGAGATTGTGTTCCCGGCCGCTATCCTGCAGCCTCCTTTCTATAACTATCAGGCCGATATGGCCGTCAACTATGGAGGTATCGGAGCGGTCATCGGTCACGAGGTCTCTCACGGTTTTGATGACCAAGGGGCCAAGTTCGATGCAGACGGTAACCTGACCAATTGGTGGACCGAAGATGACGAGACACGATTCAAGGAATTGGGTAAGAACCTCATTGCACAATACGATAGCGTAGAAGCGCTACCAGGCATCAATCTCAATGGGGAGTATACCTTAGGAGAGAACATCGGTGACTTAGGAGGGGTATTCTCCGCCTATGATGGTCTACAGATGCATCTGGCAGAGGAAGGTGATCCGGGTGAGATCGATGGTTTCACACAGGAGCAACGCTTCTTCATCTCCTGGGCGACCATCTGGCGTCAGTTGATCCGTGAAGAGGCCCTAAAGAACCGCATCAAGACCGATCCGCATTCACCCGGAGAATATCGTGGATATATGCCGATCATGAATATGAAGGCCTTCCAAGAAGCCTTTGATATTAAAGAAGGGGATGAGATGTTCCTTGATGATGAACAGCGCGTGCAGATCTGGTAA
- a CDS encoding DUF2029 domain-containing protein, protein MSSLNRRSILRWLLLVAVLVFTITVAHRKGNDINVYLHAADQLWNSVDPYISNPYNQYLYGPFFALLLKPLTLLGYPIARVVWALLCMAALYRSWDIFRKEVLVPAAFSEKLISRMGLVLLLLSVNVYIHNLNLGQVTLPMLWCIIEGMYQIRKSRPWLGSAILAFGINLKILPLLVLFYYFLNRRWKPIILTMGILVLLLLIPALFIGWEANLAFHGHWLQMINPVGKKFGVEINDGCVSINCLMSRLPLSLDAMKWSTLVLRLIVVAVMTIYFFRRRNMARTSVQYWKDISMLFLVILLVFPHQMKYSMLFILPTGAYLLYRFYQQGSRWKGIYYLSAFCLVVPAIMGRDIIGNSATDFLDTIGILGIINALLFALLISEKEKAPSEVR, encoded by the coding sequence ATGAGCTCGCTGAATCGCAGATCCATACTCCGATGGCTACTTCTGGTTGCGGTACTGGTATTCACCATCACGGTGGCCCATCGCAAAGGAAATGACATCAATGTCTACCTCCATGCAGCCGATCAACTATGGAACAGTGTCGATCCCTATATCAGCAATCCCTATAACCAGTATCTCTATGGTCCCTTCTTCGCACTGCTGCTGAAACCGCTTACGCTCTTAGGCTATCCGATAGCACGGGTGGTATGGGCACTACTTTGCATGGCGGCACTCTACCGATCATGGGACATCTTCAGAAAGGAGGTACTGGTACCGGCAGCCTTCTCAGAAAAGCTCATCTCCCGCATGGGACTGGTCCTTCTCCTGCTTAGTGTGAATGTATACATCCACAATCTGAATCTGGGTCAGGTCACCCTCCCCATGCTCTGGTGCATCATAGAAGGGATGTATCAGATACGGAAAAGCCGCCCTTGGCTAGGCTCCGCTATACTCGCATTTGGTATCAATCTGAAGATCCTGCCTTTGCTGGTGCTCTTCTATTATTTCCTGAATAGAAGATGGAAACCCATCATACTGACCATGGGAATACTAGTCCTCTTGCTTCTCATCCCAGCCCTTTTCATCGGATGGGAGGCCAACCTGGCTTTCCATGGTCATTGGTTGCAAATGATCAATCCGGTTGGGAAGAAATTCGGGGTGGAGATCAACGATGGTTGTGTGAGCATCAATTGCCTGATGAGCCGACTGCCCTTGTCCCTCGATGCGATGAAATGGTCGACCCTTGTCCTACGATTGATTGTAGTTGCCGTCATGACAATCTATTTCTTCCGTAGACGAAATATGGCACGGACATCTGTCCAGTATTGGAAGGATATCAGCATGCTCTTCTTGGTCATCCTCTTGGTCTTCCCGCATCAGATGAAATACAGCATGCTCTTCATCCTACCCACCGGTGCCTACCTGCTCTACAGATTCTATCAGCAAGGATCTCGATGGAAGGGAATCTATTACTTATCCGCCTTCTGTCTGGTAGTACCGGCCATCATGGGAAGGGATATCATCGGCAATTCAGCCACCGACTTTTTAGATACCATCGGCATATTGGGAATCATCAATGCGCTGCTCTTCGCCCTTCTTATTTCAGAGAAAGAAAAAGCCCCATCGGAGGTCCGATAG
- the proC gene encoding pyrroline-5-carboxylate reductase produces MNNKRIAVIGCGNLGSAIVQGLIDHADVSNENITATKRHIESIQHFATEGVRITSDNAKAIQESDIILVALKPYNILETLQEVQQEIEPGRHTIISLATGVSLDELHGAIGHHVEIFRAMPNTAADVSESVTCICTDSTDSQRSQEVEELFNSIGSSIFIEEELMESATILGACGIAYVLRFMRAMVQGGIEIGFDADTATRIVNQTVKGASELLIQRDSHPEEEIDKVTTPKGCTITGLNQMEHHGFSSALIQGIVASFNKIDD; encoded by the coding sequence ATGAATAACAAACGCATCGCTGTTATCGGTTGTGGTAATCTGGGATCGGCCATCGTTCAGGGTCTGATCGATCATGCTGATGTATCCAATGAGAACATCACTGCTACCAAGCGACATATCGAGAGCATTCAACACTTCGCCACCGAAGGAGTCCGCATCACTTCTGATAACGCTAAGGCCATACAAGAAAGCGATATCATCCTGGTGGCGCTCAAACCCTACAACATCCTCGAAACCTTGCAGGAGGTGCAGCAGGAGATCGAACCCGGCAGGCATACCATCATCTCGCTTGCCACGGGCGTCTCTTTGGATGAACTGCATGGTGCTATCGGTCATCACGTGGAGATATTCAGGGCCATGCCCAATACAGCTGCCGATGTGAGCGAATCGGTGACCTGCATCTGTACGGATAGCACGGACAGTCAACGCTCCCAAGAGGTCGAGGAACTCTTCAACAGCATAGGCTCATCCATCTTCATCGAGGAGGAACTCATGGAGTCCGCCACGATACTCGGAGCATGCGGTATCGCCTATGTGCTCCGTTTTATGCGGGCCATGGTGCAGGGAGGAATAGAGATAGGTTTTGATGCGGATACGGCTACTCGCATCGTGAATCAGACGGTAAAAGGGGCCTCGGAATTACTCATACAACGGGACAGCCATCCCGAAGAGGAGATAGACAAGGTGACCACCCCCAAGGGTTGTACGATCACAGGTCTCAATCAAATGGAGCATCACGGCTTCAGTTCGGCCCTGATACAGGGTATCGTGGCTTCATTCAACAAGATCGATGATTGA
- a CDS encoding Lacal_2735 family protein, whose amino-acid sequence MFGLFKSKSPAEKLQKKYEKLMSEAHKLSATDRKAGDAKYQEAENVAKEIERLKMIS is encoded by the coding sequence ATGTTCGGATTATTCAAGTCGAAATCGCCTGCAGAGAAATTGCAGAAGAAGTATGAGAAATTAATGTCAGAGGCACACAAGCTCTCAGCCACAGATCGTAAGGCAGGTGATGCAAAATACCAAGAAGCGGAGAATGTAGCGAAAGAGATCGAGCGTTTGAAAATGATTTCATAA